Proteins encoded by one window of Anoplopoma fimbria isolate UVic2021 breed Golden Eagle Sablefish chromosome 23, Afim_UVic_2022, whole genome shotgun sequence:
- the pfkfb3 gene encoding 6-phosphofructo-2-kinase/fructose-2,6-bisphosphatase 3, whose amino-acid sequence MPRELTQNRIQKIWVPTKDDKPAPRRAAGAPHFANPPTVIVMVGLPARGKTYMSKKLTRYLNWIGMPTKVFNVGEYRREAVKNYSSYDFFKPDNECAVKIRQQCALAALRDVKSYLKDEGGQVAVFDATNTTRERRDMILQFGGENDFKIFFIESMCDDPSVIASNIMEVKVSCPDYRDCNKNDAMLDFQRRIECYKTSYQPLDPDQYDRDFSFIKVIDVGRRFLVNRIQDHIQSKIVYYLMNIHVQPRTIYLCRHGESTDNVEGRLGGDSGLSPRGKQFSSALARFVEEQQLTDLKVWTSQLCRSIETAEHLGVPYEQWKALNEIDAGMCEEMTYDEMKLKFPDEFALRDEDKYYYRYPAGESYQDLVQRVEPVIMDLERQENVLVICHQAVMRCLLAYFLDKSAEEMPYLKCPLHTVLKLTPVAYGCKVESISLNVEAVNTHRDRPEEVRRGPGTLIRRNSVTPLTSPESNIKKPRIDDLDEAPIQEVPPSVASLALCSPSHLPLALAGQNLRRNSSGLRDVLQPCQ is encoded by the exons ATGCCCAGAGAGCTGACCCAGAACAGGATCCAAAAGATCTGGGTGCCCACCAAGGATGACAAGCCGGCTCCCCGTAGAG CGGCCGGCGCCCCTCACTTCGCCAACCCCCCCACTGTCATCGTCATGGTGGGTCTTCCGGCTCGAGGCAAGACGTACATGTCCAAGAAACTCACCCGCTACCTCAACTGGATCGGAATGCCCACCAAAG tcTTTAACGTGGGGGAGTACCGCAGGGAGGCGGTCAAGAACTACAGCTCCTATGACTTCTTCAAGCCCGATAACGAGTGTGCCGTGAAAATCAGGCA ACAATGTGCCTTAGCAGCCTTGAGGGATGTCAAGTCGTATTTGAAGGACGAGGGAGGCCAAGTAGCG GTGTTTGATGCCACAAACACGACAAGAGAAAGGCGAGACATGATCCTCCAGTTTGGCGGCGAGAACGACTTCAAG ATCTTTTTCATCGAGTCCATGTGCGACGATCCCAGCGTCATCGCCTCAAACATCATG GAAGTGAAGGTGTCGTGCCCCGACTACCGGGACTGCAACAAGAACGACGCCATGTTGGATTTCCAGAGGAGAATTGAATGCTACAAAACCAGCTACCAACCTCTGGACCCCGATCAGTACGACAG GGATTTCTCCTTCATCAAAGTGATAGACGTGGGTCGGCGTTTCCTCGTCAACCGGATCCAGGATCACATCCAGAGTAAGATCGTCTACTACCTGATGAACATCCACGTCCAGCCCCGCACCATCTACCTGTGTCGGCACGGAGAGAGCACCGACAACGTGGAGGGGCGGCTGGGCGGTGACTCAGGCCTCTCGCCGCGGGGCAAACAG TTTTCATCTGCCCTGGCCCGGTttgtggaggagcagcagctgacGGATCTGAAGGTTTGGACCAGCCAGCTATGTCGCAGCATCGAGACCGCGGAGCACCTGGGAGTCCCGTACGAACAGTGGAAGGCTCTCAACGAGATAGACGCT GGGATGTGTGAAGAGATGACTTACGACGAGATGAAGTTGAAATTCCCGGATGAGTTTGCTTTGAGAGATGAAGATAAATACTACTATCGCTACCCTGCTGGAGAG TCCTACCAGGACCTGGTCCAGCGGGTGGAGCCGGTCATCATGGACCTGGAGAGGCAAGAGAACGTCCTGGTTATCTGCCACCAGGCCGTCATGCGCTGCCTGCTGGCCTACTTCCTGGATAAGAGTGCAG AGGAGATGCCCTACCTGAAGTGTCCCCTCCACACAGTGCTGAAGCTCACCCCGGTCGCCTACGGGTGCAAGGTGGAGTCCATCTCTCTGAATGTGGAGGCGGTGAACACCCACAGAGACAGACCGGAG gaggtgaggaggggTCCTGGCACCTTGATCCGGCGGAACAGTGTGACTCCTCTGACCAGCCCCGAGTCAAACATCAAGAAACCTCGCATTGACGATCTGGACGAGGCTCCCATCCAGGAGGTGCCGCCATCCGTAGCCTCGCTGGCACTCTGCAGCCCCTCACACCTCCCCCTCGCCCTGGCCGGACAG AACCTGAGGAGAAACTCATCTGGCCTCCGTGACGTCCTGCAGCCCTGCCAATAG